Proteins encoded by one window of Methanobacterium sp. CWC-01:
- a CDS encoding chemotaxis protein CheB: MEKKLKGKNYGEFPIVAIGASAGGFDALKKFFIAMPSDNPGMAFFLVQHLDPAHESTMADLMGRYTTMVVVQAEDGMKVEPDHLYIIPPNKDMGMMNGIIQLMDPSEPHGLRLPINYFLNHLADDQKENSIAIIFSGYGSDGTLGIKAIKAAGGMIMAQDPETADSDSMPNNAIQTGLVDFILPPEEMPEKMISYVKSAHKTINKILTPKEESEQALRKIFMLVRSRTGRDFSYYKENTVYRRIGRRMNVHQIENIPIYLRYLQENPLEIDILFKELLINVTNFFRDDKAFDSLKNNIRDLIIEKSDGDNIRVWVPGCSSGEEVYSIAIIINELLEESGKNLDVQIFGTDIDTDAITTARSGTYSTSISADVNPERLKKFFVKKDNIYIIKNHIREMVVFAPHDVIKDPPFTRIDILSCRNLLIYLNGDAQEKTISNFNYAINKDGLLFLGPSESVGGFVDAFNALDKKWKIFRCIKTPNLFAGL, encoded by the coding sequence ATGGAAAAAAAATTAAAGGGAAAAAATTATGGTGAATTCCCTATTGTTGCTATTGGGGCATCAGCTGGTGGTTTTGATGCTCTTAAAAAGTTTTTTATTGCCATGCCTTCAGATAATCCTGGAATGGCTTTTTTCTTGGTGCAACACTTGGACCCGGCACATGAAAGCACCATGGCTGACCTTATGGGCAGATATACAACGATGGTGGTGGTTCAGGCCGAAGACGGAATGAAAGTGGAACCTGACCATCTATATATAATTCCTCCTAACAAGGACATGGGGATGATGAATGGAATTATTCAATTAATGGATCCATCCGAACCTCACGGGCTGCGGTTACCCATCAATTACTTTTTAAATCATTTGGCTGATGATCAAAAAGAAAATTCTATTGCTATAATTTTTTCAGGGTATGGAAGTGACGGGACTTTAGGTATAAAGGCTATAAAGGCTGCTGGAGGGATGATCATGGCCCAGGATCCCGAAACTGCTGATTCAGATAGCATGCCTAATAATGCCATCCAAACTGGATTGGTCGATTTTATTTTGCCTCCTGAGGAAATGCCTGAAAAAATGATTTCTTACGTGAAATCAGCCCATAAAACCATTAATAAAATTCTTACTCCTAAGGAAGAATCTGAGCAGGCATTACGGAAGATATTCATGCTGGTTAGGAGTCGTACCGGGCGCGATTTTTCTTATTACAAAGAAAACACGGTTTATAGGCGAATTGGCAGACGTATGAACGTTCATCAGATTGAAAACATACCTATCTACCTCCGTTATTTGCAGGAAAACCCCCTTGAAATCGACATATTGTTTAAAGAACTTTTGATCAATGTGACCAACTTCTTTCGTGATGATAAAGCATTTGATTCTCTTAAAAATAACATAAGAGATTTGATCATTGAAAAATCAGATGGAGACAATATTAGAGTATGGGTACCGGGCTGTTCCAGTGGCGAGGAAGTTTACTCCATAGCCATAATAATTAACGAGTTGTTAGAAGAGTCAGGGAAAAACCTCGATGTGCAGATTTTCGGTACTGATATAGATACAGATGCAATCACAACTGCACGCTCTGGAACATATTCCACTAGTATATCCGCAGATGTTAACCCAGAACGATTGAAGAAATTTTTTGTAAAAAAAGATAACATCTACATTATAAAAAACCATATCCGGGAAATGGTAGTTTTCGCTCCCCACGACGTCATTAAAGATCCCCCTTTCACCAGAATAGATATATTATCCTGTAGAAACCTATTAATTTATCTCAATGGTGATGCACAAGAAAAAACAATTTCTAATTTTAACTATGCAATTAATAAAGATGGTCTTTTATTTTTAGGACCTTCAGAAAGTGTGGGAGGATTTGTTGACGCCTTCAACGCGCTAGACAAAAAGTGGAAAATATTCAGGTGCATAAAAACACCGAATTTGTTCGCAGGTTTGTAG
- the hisG gene encoding ATP phosphoribosyltransferase, whose amino-acid sequence MKIRIALPSKGRISDPAVKLLDKAGIGLKDAANRKLFSDTYDDDISVMFTRAADIPEFVADGAADMGMTGLDLIREHDAEVEILEDLNFGRARLVLAAPEDSPINGPEDLEDEVIVATEFPHLTQNYLSTRGINARIVELSGSTEIAPFIGVADLITDITSTGTTLQMNHLKIVDNILESSIKLIANPQSYQEKRDKMEAVRTGIRAVLDAEGKKLVMMNVEERFLEDVKKAMPGLTGPTVSQVLSNKDVVAVHAVVDEQEVFKVVNRLKKVGARDILVVPIERII is encoded by the coding sequence ATGAAAATAAGGATTGCATTACCTTCCAAGGGCAGGATCAGCGACCCAGCCGTGAAACTTTTGGATAAGGCAGGTATTGGGCTTAAAGATGCTGCTAACCGTAAGCTGTTCTCAGATACCTATGATGATGACATAAGTGTCATGTTCACCCGGGCTGCGGATATTCCCGAATTCGTGGCGGATGGTGCGGCCGATATGGGGATGACTGGCCTGGATCTTATCCGGGAACATGACGCGGAGGTGGAGATCCTGGAGGACCTTAACTTTGGAAGGGCCCGTCTGGTTCTGGCCGCTCCGGAGGATTCCCCCATCAACGGTCCGGAAGACCTGGAAGATGAAGTGATAGTGGCCACCGAGTTCCCCCACCTAACCCAGAATTATCTATCCACCCGGGGCATCAACGCCCGTATCGTGGAACTGTCCGGATCCACCGAAATAGCCCCCTTCATCGGAGTGGCGGATCTTATAACTGATATCACCAGCACCGGAACCACCCTGCAGATGAACCATCTTAAAATCGTGGACAACATCCTGGAAAGTTCAATCAAACTCATAGCCAACCCCCAAAGTTACCAGGAGAAACGTGACAAAATGGAAGCGGTGCGGACCGGTATCCGGGCAGTTCTGGATGCGGAGGGTAAGAAACTGGTGATGATGAACGTGGAGGAACGGTTCCTGGAGGATGTGAAGAAGGCCATGCCCGGCCTCACCGGACCCACCGTGTCCCAGGTACTTTCCAATAAGGATGTGGTGGCAGTTCACGCGGTGGTGGATGAACAGGAAGTCTTCAAGGTGGTGAACCGGCTTAAAAAAGTTGGAGCCCGGGACATCCTGGTGGTACCCATTGAAAGGATAATATGA
- a CDS encoding fumarylacetoacetate hydrolase family protein — translation MKILRFQKDNNEAVGILKNRMVYEVSSESRIVPQIGSCPELGNSHSLDEVKILPPVYPSKVVCVGLNYRDHAKELDMELPDEPVLFLKPPTTVIGHDEAIIYPPESRQVDYEAELAVVVGQTAHKILPEDVPEFIAGYSVLNDVTARDLQQKDGQWTRAKSFDTFCPLGPWMEAEMDPANQKISMHVNGELRQDSNTRNMIFPVEELFSFISHIMTLNPGDVIATGTPPGVGQLQVGDVAEATVEGVGTLSNPVK, via the coding sequence ATGAAGATTTTAAGATTTCAAAAGGATAACAATGAGGCAGTTGGAATTTTAAAAAACCGCATGGTTTATGAAGTTTCATCCGAATCCAGGATTGTCCCTCAAATTGGCTCCTGCCCGGAACTGGGGAACTCCCACTCCCTGGATGAGGTTAAAATCCTTCCCCCAGTATATCCTTCCAAGGTGGTCTGTGTGGGTTTGAACTACCGGGATCACGCCAAGGAGCTGGATATGGAGCTTCCCGATGAGCCTGTGCTGTTTTTAAAACCCCCCACCACGGTTATTGGTCATGACGAGGCCATAATCTACCCCCCCGAGTCCCGGCAGGTGGACTACGAGGCCGAACTAGCAGTGGTAGTGGGTCAGACTGCCCATAAAATTCTTCCCGAAGATGTTCCCGAATTTATTGCCGGTTACTCCGTGCTTAACGATGTTACCGCCCGGGATCTGCAGCAGAAGGATGGTCAGTGGACCCGGGCCAAGAGTTTCGACACTTTCTGTCCCTTAGGTCCCTGGATGGAGGCCGAAATGGACCCGGCTAATCAGAAGATTTCCATGCACGTTAACGGAGAGTTAAGACAGGATTCCAACACCAGGAACATGATTTTCCCAGTGGAGGAACTTTTCAGTTTCATATCCCACATCATGACCCTGAACCCCGGGGATGTCATAGCTACTGGCACCCCACCCGGAGTGGGCCAGCTGCAGGTGGGAGATGTGGCAGAGGCCACGGTGGAGGGTGTGGGAACCTTGAGTAACCCTGTTAAATAA